The Ziziphus jujuba cultivar Dongzao chromosome 5, ASM3175591v1 genome segment CAAGCACAAATCTAACAAATAAAGATATCCAATTTTAATCTCAAATAGATTGGTTTCTTTCAACTGACCTGCCCAACTGAAGAAACCCCCTTGTCTGTTCTACCACATCTTGAATATTGTGACTCCTTCTTGTCACCAACTAAAAGCCTCGTCTTCTCAAGAGCTCCGAAAATTTCAGACTGCAGAGAGGATGGCTCAATTGCTAATAACATACACTATCAAAAATGAAACAGAAATATCCACATTTATACAACCCTGAAATTCTTAGAGTCACCTTCATGGAGCACAAAGTGTGAGAGTACATTCCACAcaataaattattgaaaaatgatCAAGTGTCAATACGTCTAAGATATATATCTACGAACTCTACAGGTAAAGTAATTGATGCAAAGATCGTAAGGTTTAAAAGAAACCATTTTTAGGGTAGGACACTGAAAAATCACATAACATTTAAGTCAAAGGATTCTTAAAATCACTGTGAAACCAAAaaaatctttcctttcttttccagatagcattttatttaaacaaacaGTTTATTTTTAGAAGGAAGATGATTGAGGTGTGTATGCAACATTATAAAATCTTCATTCAAACTCATGAACGTGACTAAAAAAGCATTGAAATTAGGTCCCATCCAAGGTCTTAAGGGAAATTGACACAAAGTATAGTGAGAATAGTTGACTCAGGTCTAAGATGAACACAGTCACAGAGCGCATAGTAATTATACTTATTTACACTCAATACCATCAGTAACTACTAGTCAAGGAAAAGATCAGCTTCGAAagtgcatcaaataaccagaatgaaaataaaagtgaaCCATTCTTACAAGTTCCCACAAAAACAGGCAATTACACAAACAATTATGACATTGAATAATAATAGTTATTGCATTTAGTGGCATGTCAATGCACCATTAgcacaaactttttttttttgtgggggggggggggggggagaagaaAGTGCAAGATTAAGAAACTGCACCTCCACAGTTGGATCCATTTGTGCTTCAGAAGCAAAACCATAAAACCTGAAATGCAGCATATTAAATAGTCTCCCATTATTGTCATTGCACTATAAGTTTGTAAAATAAAtctattctaaaaataaattaatccatAAAAAATTATGCATCATGGAAAAGAAACATATACATAAGAGGACTTCTTTTTGAGTAGGAGAAGGAACTAAAGCTAACTCTTTTATAAGGATTTTGAAACCAATATTCAATATCCCATTCCAAATGCTATATAACAACGACAAATATTAGGCACTTTTCAAGTACCAGAGAGAACCAGGCCAGTATTTGTTTAACATAGTTTCAAAGTCTCACTTCTTCCATAGTTCTATAACAATCCACATTCGCTGGGAATGGACGCTACTTTGCTACTTTTTCAATcatgaatatattaatttttcaatcatgGATAGGGGAGAGTGGGGGCATGAAGCAAGTTATAGTGGTTATAAGATGGAACAGAAAGAATATTTCTGAATAGATAAGGCTGACAAATAATAGTTATATATTATACCTCTGTCCAAAGTACATAATTTTTAGAGCAACATATCTTTTACACTGGTAATTCACAATGCTTGCGTTGTAACCTGCCCATAAAAGAAATAAGTACAAATGAAATGCACGTGTTAAAAACTATGAGCATATTAAAGTTTCTAGTGAAGGGATGACCTTGTAAGACAACAAATCCagttttctaaaacaattataacatttgattttgaaattttaaagtgAGTATCATGCATAAAGTAAATACTAGAGTCCATGGTCCCTGCAAACTAAGCTATGCTACAACATGAAACATATTTTGTTACATAATAAATCACCATGGCAATGAACAAGGATATcaagaaatagaataaaaaccATCAAAAGAAATTCAGATCCCTGCATTGGCTATAATCCGCATCTTGAAACGATTTTTAACAATTCTTTGGCCATCAATACAACAAAGAAGAACCTGATATTTTCTCTTGCACTTTCTTCTTTGTGGTGTTACTACCACTAGATTTTGATTCCCGACTTTTCTCCACAGGTCTACTAACAGTTACAGCAGAGCCATCAACCATCTTCTCCTTCTGcatcattattaatatatcaagcTCCATTACAACAAGCTTAGCTTCaaaatgtaaatgaaaataacacCACAGAAAGAgcaaaataactttaaaaagaGAAAGCAAACATATTAACAATGCGAGCAGCTAACCTCATTACAACAACAATTTGTGAGTTGGGACAACAGTTTCACATTTTCAGCCTCCAATTCCTGGTTAAAGTTCCAAACCGGCCGGTTAAATCCTAATACAGTAAAAACCCAGAGGGACAAAGTAAAACACCATTTCGTTGCTGAGATTCTTCAAGAAAACGAAAAgtaaaagtttttcaaaaaatttcatgctATGCTCAAATCCAAGATATTTCTTTGGgtgccaccaaaaaaaaaaaaaaaaaaggaaacaacaacaacaacaacccatTAAAGTCTGACTAGTGGATAATTTATTTTCTGAGCTTTTAAAAGCCACCACTTAAGAAATCAATAATTATTCAAAAGCTCATATTTTCCGCTGAATGATCCTGAAATGCTTTCGCCATTGGCGAATTTTTGCAAACTGCTTATCTGCTTctaaaaaagcaaacaaaaatacGTATTTCTACAAAGACAAAAGCCATtgaaaaaaagcaaagaaagaaagagctcGGGAATGTAATTCAGCAGGAAGTAAAAGTCCTTCGAATTTCCCGTCATTCTCACACggtttctcagcaaccaaacgtGCGTTAGTGAAGgcggaaaagagagagagagagagagagagggagagcaCCTTAACTCTGAGTTGGAGAGAACGAACAAGAGATTGTAGGCTGGCAAGGAGGGCACTATCACCCTCTTCCTTCGCCATGGCAGATTTTGAAGCTCCTTCCACTGCCTCCATGAGACTTCCTATACAACTATGCTTATAATTTCAAGCCTAAGCCAAAATTTGTGCCTTGTTCTTTTCAAATGATCAAtgccttcaattttttttttaaattaataataatattattattatttaactttttttattttgaaaatctaattaatagattttttttttttttgtaactaaAAGATATAACAAGATCAAGATTAATTCTATTTTTgcatattgttttttcttttctttttttttatgaattaaagTGTGAAAAATAGATGTCGCAGACAGcaagacaaataaaaataatggtcTGAAGTTGTTAATTTAAATGGAATTGAAGATTATAAGACCTCAATTCAattaaattgtttgaaattAGAATATGTAAAGTATATTaatctctttctttttgttttattatatgcTAACATAAATTTTAGCacttcaatttagatttttttttttttttttacatatatattatgcggaaacaataattttgtcattggattatttttgaaaaatcttatTCAAATTAATGAAAGAcatttaattttacataacttgcattaaaaaaaaattaaaccaataatATGTTTGTTACACCCCTGATCTAATAATGCATATAgtcgttttttttgtttttttaattattattgaaagTGGAGAACTGAATTGGGAGTCATTATATAATGGTTTTGTTACCAAATTATCCCCAATGAAACAattattatacatacatatatagtctttttgagtataatttatgaaaactaTAAAACAAAGCGTtaatatatgcatttttattgcccggaaaaaaaaaattaatatatgcattttgaaattatgttatatctttttgtctttggacattaaaattatattcacAAAAGTTTTGTAAAAGATTTAACTATGCTGCCTatcatctatttttatttttatttttttattatgtaatccaataaaaattaaacaatattctattattattattattttttttctcttttaactaTAAGAATAAATTTTTGCCTAGATTGCAatcattaagaaaataataaggaaGCAAATGGAAGTAATGAAGCTGTGACTCTTACGCATAACAtgttctattattattaaattacatccaAAGATCCACCAATCAAATATCAATGGGTCTTctctaaaaatatatgtaaattatgtttaaaacatatacaaaatCAAAGATACATTAAAGTGTTTTAGATAGCCCCTAATACTCTAATATGTATCAATTACataattaagaaaacaaaaatcataaaaaaaaaataaaggaaacacACCTAAATCATCAGTACTGATGAAtaacactttcttttttttcttttttttaataaattacaaatGAAAACATAAAGCTGCGCTACAGAATTGATTCAAATCACCAGTAATAGCAATTTTTGTTTCTTGAGTGAAAAAAGAAGTTAATTGATCGAAGCACCACCACTACCTCTGCTTATTCCTGACTTTGTAGGAACACCCCTTGAAGTGATGCTTACAGTATTCTGTACACACATATATTCAAACACGTATCAATATCAATTAAtgtatatattcacacacacacacacatatatatatatataaagagagagagagaaagagagagacctagagagagagagacttacAATGTTTACagaggttgaagaagaagaagtttggTGAGGATCAATTGTTTCAAACAGGACATTGTCATGTTGTTCCTCTTGATCAGCTCCAAATTCTGCAGACTGGGTTTTTGTCTCAAAACCCAGAGATTTTAGGACAGCCCTCATTGCTTCTTGAAGGAAAGTATAAGGACTCAAGGActccattatttatttatttatttatttttctatggaTGATCTCTCTTCTTCTCACTGACCTTAATTCACACAACTGCTTCTGCATGTATGTGGtgcaaatgtatatatatatacacggctgatcttttttcttcttttttttttttatgaatatacatatataaatatatatatatatatatatatatagctgatCTTATTATAAGGATCTTGGGCATTCCTTTTTCACGTGTAAATGAACTGCTCTCATTCAAATCTGATATTGAAACGTGTGCAGAGTCAGCGTATATGGAATGGAAGaccttatattatataattatttttttaaaattattacgtTGTTGGGTTCTGACCGAATATTTTTGGTCCAAATTAACTTTTttctaatgattaaaaaaaaaaaaaacttttttctttcgCAAAATTAAATTCCTATATACTCGTCCACGGTTTAATTTTAGTCATTAAAATGAAAGTATGTACACTTTCACCTGATAAAAAatgctctctttttcttttcttttttttggggaacacaataaaaaaaaaattaaaacaattttttacttAAATGATAAATACctatccattaattttttgcATTACCAGTGAACATGGCATATTTGTccgcaaaaaaaaaagggcaaatcTTTAACATtgccccccccaaaaaaaaaaaaaaaaaatctaatttaataaattcaagAATATTTCGTTTAAGATTTTTGTATACAGTTGACAGTAGTGCAAgctatttgtgaattttagatggaatgaaaagaattatattacattatattttaatttttattgttaatatacAAACTTCCACGAGatgtaaattgtttttttttttttttttaatatgttatggTCAACAACGTGCAGCAgatgattaattatttattccgtTTGCAATGGTCGATGTTTGACTCGAATTCATTCCCTTACAAATTAAGAACATAAACGTGCAAGTTTTGTTCATTTTCTTAATTCAATTCCAAGTAAAAAATATCCCATCAATTTTCTTTGTCAATGAAATAATTAAGTAAACCTTATGGTTTATATCATGCATGTTTGACTCTTATGatggaattaattcaatggacAGCAGAAAGTTTTTACTTTTATGTGTACTGTATAAAATGATCCGATTTGGTCCATTCACACTCAATTTCATccatatatttcattttctgtTTCTATTCATAATcttctcaaaatatatatatatttatataggaaAATGTTGTACTGGATTCTATGTCCATTGTACACGTCTTGGTACGATATGACAATTTCACAATATGTTGCAGGGTAAAAAATCAACCATTGCCAAAACCATTCAtgctgattttgatttttttcttttttaatgacaAAGTTGCAAAAAGAAGTGTTATTTTTGTAGTGaattatttcatataacatTTTACTTGAGAGGCATCTAAAAGTGCTCATACCAAACGGGGTTGGCATGTTCAATGGCATTGTAGATTTCAATCTATGtagcaaagaaaatgaaaaggttTCCAGTTTATGCCTATTTGAGAGACATTCAATCATAAAATCGATTTTCTAATAGGTATGTTTAAATCttactattaattaatattgtatatatttaaattttttttaaaataaaatagtaataattgataatattcatctatttattttttttaccttttaaaaaaacttatattttttttataaatggtATTATGCTGAATCACATTATTTaacaaactattttttttatagcacATAAGCTTCATATGTTGTTTAAACAGAGTCATTAGaggtatttttttaatgaatgtttatatatgtaatgcgataaataaaatttaacaatctaTAGAATCATTGAAAATGTTCTAAATACTTATGTAAAAGCATCTCTAATGACCttataaattgtaatatttttatcGCCACATCAAAAATATagatagatttaaaaaaaaaaaatcatctctaaTGGCACTATCTATGGACTCTTTTAAGTTGATgcggtaaaaaataaaataaacactaTTAAAGAGATTGTCTATTGTTAGACAATGTAacttatcaaaatatttcttatcaaatattttcgaaaaaaaaaagataaataaattattattttttttaatgggaaaaaaaaattatatatatacatattattgattaattaaaattttggcgAAACCattaaagaattatttttgaattgagTGTTTATCAAGTAGACATTCATGTCACATAAGCTATAAGTTTTTTCAATTTCTGTGCTACATAGATAACAATCCATAAAGTTATTAGAAAAACTCTAATTATCAACTAATGTGGTAAATCATGATTAGCAATATATTaatgattgaaaatttatagaaatcatAAGTGATTTTTTAGTTAAATTGAAAAGTAAAATTCTAATACTAcccaataaaaaaatgtttggtAGTATTCAAACAGTTGATTattaactacttttttttttctttttttttttttggataataaagAGTTGATAAAAATGTTGGATGCATTACTACTActtctctgataccaaatggtAACAAGTAAGAATACATTTCtagataacaaaattaaattacatatatatatatatatatatataaaagagcaTTTctaatggttttatttattattatatttttttttatcaatcataacaataaacatccattcttaaaaaaaaaaaaaaaaaaagcccaatgGATTTCTTTGGACACCATATCAAGTTgtggcaaaaaaataataataataataaaaaataagtattaTCTAGGTGACCTCTATTTCTAAATAGTCTATCAGATATTATAAATtccttaaaatcaaatttttccttaaaaaagttaattttaaaaaaacttaataaaatatatataattaataaataacttcaaatattttttttgcacattaccaatgaaaaataattttaaacttgtttataaatttatgcaatttaAATTTGAACAATATTAGTTGTTATGTTATAAAAACAGTCATCCAATTAACTGACCGTTGGAAATTCTCTAATGCCACTAGCAGTGTGCATTGACCTCAAAATAGATATTGAAGAAGAATTTCTATATAATTAGTTTGATCAGTAAGTGCTACATGAGTTTATAGTTCAAGTCTGATTTTAAAGTTCATTGACCGCTAACGCTAACAGATTacatttctatttctatttaaattttgtaattacatatttatttattttacttattattattattcttttttttgtaaaaaaaaatatatattaccttcCCTTAATGATTCAACCATACTTTAAATTTATgatcagaaagaaaaaaattctaaaactatATACTCTTTGTTTAATTCGCATACAGATCCTCTTTtgcaaatgataataataataataataataataattattattttttgtttaattaatagtgaaaagaataaaatcatCATCTGGATTCGTTATTAGATAAGAGAGGGAACAATAATCTTGCAGAGATTTCATATTGTCTCCtattttaatgaagaaaaattcataatacCAATATTTAATGTTCTAATGGTACACTCCAGTACTACCTGTGAAAGTTGCACAGTTTTGGTTTTTAATgctcttcaatttttatttttattttggttaattgTTTAATTCCACACATTTCTAAATGCATTATGCAAGATATCTATTACATTAACaatgtttccatttttttatctataaagattttttttaattattccattttgcatttttttttatgtaacatttatatatatatatatatatatattatacacacacaaataCCACATCTTGACACTCATGAATCACACAAGTTTTAACATATTGAGATCaatatctaaatatttttatataatatctatgagcatatatatatatatatatatataaataaaggttATAGTACGGTTAATTCACATGgggatttattataaaattgatatatgttatgtatatatatacagtaaaattgatatatttatatatatatatatatatattttaaatattgagtTTGATGCGGATTAATGCGGACGGACCTTATTTACTGTaacctcctatatatatatatatatatatatagttaaataaataaataaataaataaaggaaaaaaaaaaaaaaaaaagaagaagaagaagaagaaagggggTTTCAGTTAGATGAGGTACGGCTATCTCGGGCAATTTACCTCATTCCCGTttcaaaaggcaaaaaaaaggGATGGTCTTGGCCCTTGGTAGAGGACCAATCCTTAAGACCAGCTTTCCACTCTCAACGGTTTCAAAAACTAATTTGTTACATAGCTAACGACTTTCATTTTCCACCTTATTTTCTGTCTTTCTCTtctttaacaataataattataataataataataataataaaactaattcGATTAAACTTAATCactccaaaaccaaaaaaaaaacgctacatttttttttttttttcggtaatGGATAGATAATACTCTCACCCTTAGCAAGTTGAAGACATTCATTTATATTCTGCACCTACGCCGGCGTGCATTGTCGCTCCGGCCGGCTAATTCCATCTTCCAAAAGCTTTCTGAGGGTTAGTCTTTTTTCCATCATCTTTTAAAAGTCCTCTACCAattgctttgtttttgtttataatgTACAATTAGTACGTTGGTTCcagttttcttttattattctttctgGAAACCTATCCTCTAAGGTACATCTAGGCTAAAATTCACCATGATGTATGGTCACCAACCCACTGCTaccattttggtttttgttgatagTGATATGGTGATTATGAGTTTGACATTATTTGTCATGATTCTTTTGTTTAAGTTGTTTTGCATGCTATAacatttcttaaaataatatttatagattaattttttgatcttaTATGTTTGTATGGTAGATTTAATGTTTCTAATACTCagtacttgtatatatatatatatatacacatataaatttCTGATATCTACTTAATACAATTGGGACTCTTGATACATAAAAAGCAAAGCTCCAAGACTCCCAACCCATGGGTTACAGAGCAACAAAACTCTAGAGTATATCTCTTTTGAGgaagtcttttttctttttttttttggttttgaaatgTTTCTGTTTCTGTTTCCCTTGTGAGTTCAgttcttttggtttttgaatCCACCATTTGTAGCCAGCAaaagccaaaaagaaaatttaaaaaataaaaaaaatccaagtcCAATGCTTATGAAGCCCAAGTTGATACACTCCATTCATCATTATGTATGAGATCTCTTTTGCAAAATTCGACAGGTGTATCAATTCTTCATGATAATCTTTTTATTCTGACTGCTTAGATCTTTTTCGTCAATCTAATTAGAACAATAATGGGATTTGAATTGCTTATATTCCTTCTGTTTATGTTATAACTGTGTTATTTATGTATGATTTTTGTGCTTTTGTGCTTAACTTCATATACTTAGTTGAATCCTTTTTCTAATAACTCAAAAACTTTTTCTGCAACTATAAATATTGCCTGAAAAATAAGCTTGATATGTGTGAAGCAGGAGGTGATCTAAGCTTAATGATCCATGCCAATCATAGTCAATAATAACAGGACAGATATCAGGTTGAAGAATTAATGGTGCTTTTGAACTTTTGATTAGAAGAGGAGAAGATCCAAACTGCTTTGAATTTCTTTACTAGAAAGTGTTTGCCTACACACAATGGTTTCACTTCTTGCATTTTGGAACCATTGAGTGAGTGCTTTTTCGAGTTCAGAATACCGAGAAATAATGGATTTCAGTGACGGCTTCGTATCGAAAGAGCACAGGGAGCTTCATCGTTCTGCTTCAGAAAGTGCAGATCCACTCTCTGTTTCTCCATTGCAGGTTTCACCAAAATCTCCAAGGTCACCAAAGTCTCCAAAGTCCCCAAAAGTGCAAGCAAAGCATGGCAAAGGAAGTCCACTTAAGCATGACAAGCATGCATGTTCTTCAAAATTTGGGAGTcctaaaaaaggtaaaaaaaaaaaaaaaaaaaaaaaaaaaactttgcaatGTTAGTCACCATATTTAAGCAATGATAATAGCATAAATACACTCTAATGCATGTGTCCTTTTATAACGATAGCTTCCAAAcccaaattttataaatgaaataCATAGCTTACGGATTTTACTCCAAATTGCTCAAGAcctgtaaaaaaatttaaatacgcAGGAGGCTCTGGGGGAAAAGGTACCTGGGGAGGATTACTTGATATGGGTGATGATTATATTCTTGATCCAAATGACCCAAATTATGATAGCAGCGAGGTAGCAATCAGATAAAAAAAGTCTTTCAATTGTGTTTCACTTACCTAATAAGATTTTGTCATAGTTATTAAATGACATGTGCATGTAAATTGTGTATAGGAATATGAACAAACAAACTTGAAAAAAGAGATCAGAGCAGATTTCTTGGACTACAAGAAGAAGGCCACCATTATAGTGGAAGAATACTTTGCCACTGATGATATCACCTCAACTGCAAATGAACTCAAAGAAGTCAATATGCCTGGCTATAACTACTATTTTGTGAAGAAGCTTGTCTCACTTGCCATGGATAGGCAtgacaaagagaaagaaatggCTGCTGTTTTATTATCTACACTTTATGCCAACATCATTGATCCCCCACAGGTTTACAAAGGCTTCAGTAAACTGGTGGACTCAGCAGATGACCTTATTGTCGATATACCAGATACGGTTGATGTTCTTGCACTATTCATAGCTCGAGCTgttgttgatgacatacttccTCCTGCATTCTTGACCAAAAAAATCGCTACTTTACCTAAGGATTCAAAAGGGGTTGAAGTCTTGAAAAGAGCTGAGAAGGGCTATTTGTCTGCACCTCTCCATGCAGAAATCGTGGAGAGGAGATGGGGAGGTAGCAAGAATAAAACGGTTGAGGATGTGAAGGCTAAGATAAACAATTTCTTGATAGAGTATGTAGTAAGTGGTGACAAGAAAGAGGCTTGTAGATGCATCAAGGACTTGAAACTTCCTTTCTTCCACCATGAAGTAGTTAAAAGAGCTCTAATAATGGCAATGGAGAGGCGTCAAGCTGAAGGGCGACTGCTAGATCTGCTGAAGGAGGCTGCAGAAGAAGGTTTCATCAACTCAAGTCAAATATCAAAAGGGTTTAGTAGAATGATTGATTTAGTTGATGACTTATCCCTTGACATACCAAATGCAAAGAAAATATTGCAGTCACTTATCTCCAAGTCAGCATCAGAGGGTTGGTTATGTGCATCATCTTTGAAATCAATCTCACCAGATTCACCGGGAAATCGATATTTGGAGGATAGAGTTGCTAGAATTTTCAAGATAAAAGCTCAATCTATTGTTCAAGAGTATTTCATGTCTGGTGATATTTTTGAGGTAAGTAGCTGTTTGGAATCGGATAATGAGACTTGTTCTGCTGAACTGAATGCTATATTTGTGAAGAGACTGATAACTCTGGCAATGGATAggaaaaatagagagaaagaaATGGCATCTGTCCTGTTGTCATCCTTGTGTTTCCCACCTGATGATGTTGTAAATGGGTTTGTAATGTTGATAGAATCTGCAGATGACACAGCTCTAGATAACCCTATTGTTGTTGAAGATCTCGCTATGTTTTTAGCTAGAGCTGTGGTGGATGAAGTCTTGGCCCCACAACACTTGGAAGAGATTGGGACCCAGTGCTTGGGACAAGAATCAATTGGGAATAAAGTACTTCAAATGGCAAAGTCATTACTTAAAGCTAGACTTTCTGGGGAAAGAATTTTAAGATGTTGgggtggtggtggaggaggaAGCAATAGGCCTGGTTGGGCAGTTGAGGATGTGAAAGACAAGATTGGGAAGCTGCTAGAAGAATTTGAGTCTGGTGGGGATGTTAGAGAGGCTTGCAGATGCATAAAGGAGTTAGGCATGCCATTTTTCCACCATGAGGTTGTCAAGAAAGCACTAGTGACAATCAtagagaagaagaataagaggcTTTGGGTTTTGCTGGAACAGTGTTATGGGTCTGGACTTATAACAATGTATCAAATGACCAAAGGTTTTGGGAGGGTTGCAGAATCTCTAGATGACTTGGCTTTGGATGTTCCTGATGCTGAGAAACAATTCACTCATTATGTTGAACAAGCCAAGGATGCTGGATGGCTGGATTCCTCATTTTCTTTTAGCAGATAAGAATCAGATAAGGTGAGTGGACGGCTCAGGTAGCAATGATCATCACCAGGTCCTTGGTTTGTTTAGGACTTGTGATTAAAAATCCTCAACCCATAATTTAGTatatgtcccaaaaaaaaaaaagatgaacgGATATGCTTGTGACAAAGAACTGCATCTACTAGCtacatgattatatatat includes the following:
- the LOC107421418 gene encoding MA3 DOMAIN-CONTAINING TRANSLATION REGULATORY FACTOR 2 gives rise to the protein MDFSDGFVSKEHRELHRSASESADPLSVSPLQVSPKSPRSPKSPKSPKVQAKHGKGSPLKHDKHACSSKFGSPKKGGSGGKGTWGGLLDMGDDYILDPNDPNYDSSEEYEQTNLKKEIRADFLDYKKKATIIVEEYFATDDITSTANELKEVNMPGYNYYFVKKLVSLAMDRHDKEKEMAAVLLSTLYANIIDPPQVYKGFSKLVDSADDLIVDIPDTVDVLALFIARAVVDDILPPAFLTKKIATLPKDSKGVEVLKRAEKGYLSAPLHAEIVERRWGGSKNKTVEDVKAKINNFLIEYVVSGDKKEACRCIKDLKLPFFHHEVVKRALIMAMERRQAEGRLLDLLKEAAEEGFINSSQISKGFSRMIDLVDDLSLDIPNAKKILQSLISKSASEGWLCASSLKSISPDSPGNRYLEDRVARIFKIKAQSIVQEYFMSGDIFEVSSCLESDNETCSAELNAIFVKRLITLAMDRKNREKEMASVLLSSLCFPPDDVVNGFVMLIESADDTALDNPIVVEDLAMFLARAVVDEVLAPQHLEEIGTQCLGQESIGNKVLQMAKSLLKARLSGERILRCWGGGGGGSNRPGWAVEDVKDKIGKLLEEFESGGDVREACRCIKELGMPFFHHEVVKKALVTIIEKKNKRLWVLLEQCYGSGLITMYQMTKGFGRVAESLDDLALDVPDAEKQFTHYVEQAKDAGWLDSSFSFSR